A DNA window from Undibacterium sp. YM2 contains the following coding sequences:
- a CDS encoding ABC transporter ATP-binding protein, with protein MTTTNSADTTPVILATTSLSEPALLQTKDLQVFYGKVEALQPANIRVGVGQIVTVIGPNGAGKSTMLNAIAGALPASGSMRGQILLSDKNLASVSIENRVAQGMSLVPEKRELFASMKVEDNLLLGSYRRYQAGEKNYADQLDVVFDLFPRLKERRTQEAGTLSGGERQMLAVGRALMAKPQLLMLDEPSLGLAPLIVKEIFHIIQRLKQTGVAILLVEQNARAALQVADYAYVLETGQIALEGDAAELANDQRVIDTYLGLAKKNH; from the coding sequence ATGACGACTACAAATTCTGCAGACACCACGCCAGTCATCCTGGCGACGACATCCTTGTCTGAACCGGCCCTATTGCAAACCAAGGATCTGCAAGTATTCTATGGCAAGGTAGAGGCTTTGCAACCTGCCAATATACGTGTCGGTGTCGGGCAAATCGTTACCGTCATCGGCCCGAATGGTGCGGGAAAATCGACGATGCTCAATGCCATCGCCGGTGCCCTGCCTGCCAGTGGCAGCATGCGCGGTCAGATACTTTTATCGGATAAAAACCTCGCCAGCGTCAGTATAGAAAATCGTGTTGCCCAGGGCATGTCACTGGTGCCAGAAAAACGCGAGCTGTTCGCCAGCATGAAGGTCGAAGACAATCTTTTGCTGGGCAGCTATCGCCGCTACCAGGCCGGTGAAAAAAATTATGCTGACCAGCTCGATGTCGTCTTCGATCTGTTCCCGCGCCTCAAAGAAAGACGCACACAAGAAGCAGGGACATTGTCAGGCGGTGAACGCCAGATGCTGGCAGTAGGCCGTGCGCTCATGGCCAAGCCGCAATTGCTGATGCTCGATGAACCTAGCCTTGGCCTTGCACCACTGATCGTCAAGGAGATTTTTCACATTATCCAGCGTCTCAAGCAAACCGGCGTTGCGATTCTACTGGTAGAGCAAAATGCCCGCGCCGCCTTGCAGGTGGCCGACTATGCCTATGTGCTGGAAACCGGGCAGATTGCGCTCGAAGGTGATGCCGCAGAACTGGCAAATGACCAGCGCGTGATCGATACCTACCTGGGTCTGGCCAAAAAGAATCATTGA
- a CDS encoding ATP-binding cassette domain-containing protein, translating to MKALLTNGIKHGKWILLALVLLFPLVPVPEFWITLANYIGLYAIVALGLVLLTGVGGMTSFGQAAFVGLGAYSTAYLSTALGYSPWLGLLAGLVLTMVAALAIGLITMRLSGHYLPLGTIAWGLSLFFLFGNLEFLGKYDGLNGIPPIEIVGLKLDTGRSMFGLIWVILLLAIVAVQNLLQSRPGRAIRALKGGGVMAEAMGVNTARMKVIIFVIAAMLASVSGWLYAHLQRAVNPTPFGLNAGIEYLFMAVVGGAGHVWGALLGSALLTLLKDKLQSILPALLGANGNFEVIVFGVLLVLLLQRARDGVWPYLASWSKRLFAKWLPEDKGIQVAADAAILPVRAKPPVDTVILEIDKARKQFGGLVAVNDMQFTVSAGQIVGLIGPNGAGKSTMFNLVTGVLPLTSGAVRFYRDGKLQDIANLPSREIVKLGIGRSFQHVRLLASMTVLENVAIGAHLRAKGGDVMEVIASILRRDGKVENSLLAEAKRQLERVGLAHLINEEAGSLALGQQRILEIARALCCDPSLLLLDEPAAGLRYKEKQELAELLRKLRAEGMSILLVEHDMDFVMNLTDQLVVMEFGTKIAEGLPQDVQQHPAVLEAYLGGID from the coding sequence CGCTGGTCTTGCTGTTCCCCCTGGTGCCGGTACCTGAATTCTGGATCACTCTGGCCAACTACATAGGCCTGTATGCGATCGTCGCGCTGGGCCTGGTCTTGCTGACAGGGGTAGGCGGCATGACCTCTTTTGGCCAGGCAGCTTTTGTTGGCCTCGGTGCTTACTCCACGGCCTATCTGAGCACGGCCCTGGGTTATTCGCCGTGGCTGGGTTTGCTGGCTGGCCTGGTGCTGACCATGGTGGCAGCACTGGCGATAGGCCTGATTACCATGCGCCTGTCCGGCCACTATCTGCCACTGGGGACTATCGCCTGGGGGCTGTCGCTATTCTTCCTGTTTGGTAACCTCGAATTCCTCGGCAAATATGATGGCCTGAATGGCATACCTCCCATAGAAATCGTGGGACTTAAACTCGATACAGGACGCAGCATGTTTGGCCTGATCTGGGTGATATTGTTGCTGGCGATAGTTGCGGTACAAAATCTGCTGCAATCACGTCCTGGCCGTGCCATACGCGCACTAAAAGGTGGTGGCGTCATGGCAGAAGCCATGGGTGTCAATACTGCACGCATGAAAGTCATCATCTTCGTCATCGCTGCCATGCTGGCCAGTGTTTCCGGCTGGTTGTATGCGCACTTGCAACGCGCCGTCAATCCCACGCCATTTGGCTTGAATGCCGGTATTGAATACCTGTTCATGGCCGTGGTGGGTGGTGCTGGTCATGTCTGGGGAGCCTTGTTGGGCTCAGCCCTGCTGACGCTGCTGAAAGACAAACTGCAAAGCATCTTGCCTGCATTGCTGGGGGCAAATGGAAATTTTGAAGTCATCGTGTTCGGTGTCTTGCTGGTCTTGTTGCTGCAACGCGCACGTGATGGTGTCTGGCCTTATTTAGCCAGCTGGAGCAAGCGCCTGTTTGCCAAATGGCTGCCAGAAGATAAGGGCATACAGGTCGCTGCAGATGCTGCAATATTGCCAGTACGTGCCAAACCGCCAGTCGATACCGTCATCCTCGAAATCGACAAGGCGCGCAAGCAATTTGGCGGCCTGGTTGCCGTGAATGACATGCAGTTCACTGTCAGCGCCGGGCAGATCGTTGGCCTGATAGGCCCGAATGGTGCAGGCAAATCAACGATGTTCAACCTGGTCACCGGCGTCTTGCCCTTGACCAGTGGTGCCGTGCGTTTTTACCGTGATGGCAAATTGCAGGACATCGCCAACCTGCCTTCGCGTGAAATCGTCAAGCTGGGCATAGGCCGCAGTTTCCAGCATGTGCGTTTGCTGGCCAGCATGACAGTACTCGAAAACGTCGCGATAGGTGCGCATTTGCGTGCCAAGGGTGGTGATGTCATGGAAGTCATTGCCAGCATCTTGCGCCGTGACGGCAAGGTAGAAAATTCACTGTTGGCAGAGGCAAAAAGGCAGTTGGAAAGGGTAGGTTTGGCACATCTGATCAATGAAGAAGCAGGCAGCCTGGCCCTGGGCCAGCAACGCATACTGGAAATCGCCAGGGCACTGTGCTGCGATCCTAGTTTGCTGCTACTAGATGAGCCAGCCGCCGGCTTGCGTTATAAGGAAAAACAGGAACTGGCCGAGCTCTTGCGCAAGCTGCGTGCAGAGGGTATGAGTATCCTGCTGGTCGAGCATGACATGGATTTCGTCATGAATCTGACAGATCAACTGGTGGTCATGGAATTCGGCACCAAGATTGCCGAAGGCTTGCCACAAGACGTACAACAACATCCGGCTGTGCTGGAAGCTTATCTGGGTGGGATAGATTGA